The genomic DNA GGTCACGCTGTTCACCAGCGACTCCACCTTCGTGAACGAGCGCCTCGCACGGCACTACGGCATTCCCGACGTCACCGGCACGCACTTCCGCAAAGTGGCCTATGCCGATGACCAGCGCCGCGGCGTGCTGGGCCATGGCAGCGTGCTCGTGCAGACCTCACTCGGCAACCGCACCTCACCCGTGCTGCGTGGCAAGTGGGTCATGGAAGTGCTGCTCGGCGCACCGCCGCCACCACCGCCGCCCAACGTGCCCGACCTCGAGCAGACCGCGGGCGCCAAGGAAGGCAAGCCGCTCACGACGCGCGAGCGCATGGAAGTGCACCGCGAGAATCCCACCTGCAAGAGCTGCCACAACTTCATCGATCCCATCGGGCTCGCGCTCGACAACTTCGATGTCACGGGCAAGCTGCGTTACCGCGAGAACGGCGCGCTGCTCGACACGCGCGGCAATCTGTACGACGGCACACCGTTGGTGACGCCGACCGATCTGACGACGGCGTTGCTCAAGCGGCCGGTGCCGCTGATGCGCAACTTCACGGAGAACCTCATGGCGTATGCGCTGGGACGCCGTGTGGAGGACTACGACATGCCCACCGTGCGCGCCATCGTGCGCACGGCGGAGAAGCAGGACTACCGCATGTCGGCGTTCGTGATGGGCGTGGTGACCAGCAAGGCTTTCCAGACCAAGCGGGCGGACGTCGTGTCTGCCGACGCCTCCCACTGATCGATCAACCGATCCACGCACCCGACCCGGAGCCTCCCGTGCAATTCCTCACGCAAAAGACCCTCGAGCGCCGCACCTTTCTGCAGGGCTTGAGTGCCACCATCGCCCTGCCGTATCTCGACGCCATGTCCCCTGCCGGCCGCTTCCTCGCCGGAGCGGGCAATGCGCCGGCCACCGGGCACACGCGGCTCGTGTGCATCGAGTCGGTGCATGGCGCCGCCGGCAGCAATACCTGGGGCGCGTCCAAGTTCCTCTGGGCGCCCGAGGGTGTGGGCAAGAAGTTCGAGTTCGTGCAGGATAGCGCGCTCATGCCCCTGCAGAACTGGCGCGACTATCTCACCATCGTCAGCAACACCGACACGCAGATGGCGGAGCCGTTTGACGCGCCGGAAATCGGTGGTGATCACTTCCGCTCGAGCGCGGTGTTCCTCACGCAGGCGCATCCCAAGCAGACGCAGGGCTCCGACTTGTATGTGGGCACCAGCTTCGATCAGTTGGTGGCGCGCAAGATCGGACAGGAGACGCCGCTGCCCAGCATGCAGCTCTGCATCGAGAATCTCGATCAGGCCGGCGGTTGCTACTACAACTACGCCTGCGCCTATACCGATACCATCAGCTGGGCCTCGCCCACTGAACCGCTGCCCATGATCCGCAATCCGCGGGCGGCGTTTGACCTGCTCTTCGGTGCCGGCGCCAACAACGCCGATCGCGCCGCGCGTCGCAAGGACAACGGCAGCATTCTCGACTGGGTGGTGGGTGAGATGTCCACGCTCAAGCGGCAGTTGGGTCCCGCCGATCGTCGCCGCGTCGATCAGTATCTCGACAACGTGCGCGAACTCGAGCGTCGCATTCAGATGGTGGAAACCAAGAACTCGAGCGGTGATGAGCGCCTGCTGCCCGAAGCGCCCACCGGGGTGCCGGATTCGTTCGAAGAGCAC from Gemmatimonas sp. UBA7669 includes the following:
- a CDS encoding DUF1552 domain-containing protein, whose protein sequence is MQFLTQKTLERRTFLQGLSATIALPYLDAMSPAGRFLAGAGNAPATGHTRLVCIESVHGAAGSNTWGASKFLWAPEGVGKKFEFVQDSALMPLQNWRDYLTIVSNTDTQMAEPFDAPEIGGDHFRSSAVFLTQAHPKQTQGSDLYVGTSFDQLVARKIGQETPLPSMQLCIENLDQAGGCYYNYACAYTDTISWASPTEPLPMIRNPRAAFDLLFGAGANNADRAARRKDNGSILDWVVGEMSTLKRQLGPADRRRVDQYLDNVRELERRIQMVETKNSSGDERLLPEAPTGVPDSFEEHMKLMFDIQVLAFQSDMTRVFSFKTGRDASSRTYPESGTNKGFHPSSHHGGREAAIMEFNLINKYHVSMLPYFLERLKATQDGDSNLLDNTLIVYGSPMADGNVHNHRRCPLILMGGANGMIPTNTHLKAPDGTPMADVFLSLLHKFGVEMPSFGDSVAPFALYTNA